GAATTACTATCTTAGACTCTCATGAATGTTCAGCTTCACAGTTTCATAATACAACTTTAATATTGGTTCATTAGTAGCTGTTCTGAAGCTTTAAATCATATCACACGATTGTCCTCGACAGATGTTGAGTTTGCCTTGTTGTCATGGAGTTCTTTCATGACTTCTCATTCATGTGAAAGTTAAAAGTGAAcattcattcttgaccttggaaatagcaGTTGACCAATCAATCTCATCACAATGTCCATTAATGTCTGTTTTGGAGCTTTATCTTCTCAGTTAACTTAACATGATTTTCTAACAGGGTTACACGGAAAAGAACAAATTCATAGCAGCACAAGGTAAGATATGCTACATTTTGGAATGACATATGTTACATAATTATGATGATGCCTcgattttttttcatgtgattgAACTTTTTTGTCTCTCAGGTCCAAAGGAAGACACCGTTGCAGATTTCTGGAGGATGATATGGGAGCAGAAAGTGGCGACTGTCGTCATGCTGACAAATttgaaggaaaggaaagaagtgAGTGATTTCCAGCCTCGTTAATTTCTTAAATGTTTCTCAGCTCCTCTGAATGAGAGGCATGGATTCATCCACCCTGCTAAAGTGCATTCCCACCAGCTCCAGTGTTTGCTTCTCCAAGCAGTTCTCTGCTCTGAGCTCCTGGTGGAGGGGCAAGCGCAAAGTCTGATTTCTCTTTAGGGATTAATGGCGCATTACAGAAAGATTTGAGAAGAAAAGTGCTTGGAATAGATTCCATCGGTTATGGTCAAAGGTGATACTATGCAGTTTAATTTAGACTATTCATTTCACACCTGTAATCTCCCCTCTGacatctgtttgtttatttatttatttattttgctatAATTGCACAGTTTGTATTTCCTGCATGTGAATCAGAGCACCTCTGAacaaggagagacagagaatggCTAAAAAGATCAATAGAAAGAGAATTGGTGAAGATTTAAATCAGCGTGTGGATGAGTTGAAATCAATGGCTACATAATGTGTAATAAAGTCCTCGAAGGCAGTATCATAATTACCCTGCAAAGTCTTATATTGAGTGGTTTCACCCCTCTGACTTACACTAATCTGGACTGACTGGCTGTGAAATTGAAGCATGTGTGCCTTTAGTAGAGCTCACATTTGCTGAAGTCATGCATTTGAACTGCTTTGTCTCTTGAAAAGAAAGTCCTTGAATACGTTCCAGAACAGCAACTCCTCTTTGGGTATTTAATCTATTAAATAATGGCTGTCATCTCTCCCCAGGACAAATGTCACCAGTACTGGCCAGATCAGGGCTGTTGGACCTATGGGAATGTGAGGGTGGCAGTAGAAGACTTCACTGTCCTGGTGGACTACACCATTCGCAAGTTCTGTATACAATATGTGAGTTTCAAGCATTACTATGTCATTTTTGTGCAGTGTAGAAATTGGcaacagaaacatgtttgtgaAACATCTGAACACATGATGTTGTAGTTCCCTTTTCGTTATGAGCCAACCAGACAGTGTCAAAATTCTAAGTAGCTCTGAATTAAATATAACTGAACATTTCCAGCTCAGATCCTTAACCAACAGTTCTTGCTAAATTGATAGAGGTTCTtgttaaaacaataatttatgCTACATAGGTGTTGTGATACTGCTaactgtgtttctgtccatgttTGTGTCTCCTTGTAGCAAGCCAGCGATGCAGCTAAGACTCCTCGGCTAGTTACCCAGCTCCACTTCACCAGCTGGCCTGATTTTGGAGTTCCCTTCTCTCCCATCGGCATGCTCAAGTTCCTCAAAAAGGTCAAGGCGGTGAATCCACCCTTCTCTGGGCCCATTGTGGTCCACTGCAGGTACCGGAAAGCTAATGGGACTCAATGTTATGTTGTTTACTTGGATCAACATGCTTTTGACTGAACATtacttttaatggttttaattaTCTATTTTGTTTCTATGGAGATAAATATGTTTAGGCCTAAATCTGCTTTCTGTCTCAGCTGGAAAAGGAATCTGTCAGCTATGGCTGGAAACATTTTGAATAACTATAGCAATACATGTGTTTATAGGCACAGATGTCCCTTTGTTTCCTGCCTGTTGTCTATTAACATGCAAGTGTCAGCTGAGGATTTGCGGTTCATTCagtctgtggtttgttttgtgtatCTGCAGTGCTGGTGTTGGCAGGACAGGAACCTTCATCGTAATAGATGCCATGATAGACATGACGCACGCAGAGCAGAAAATTGATGTGTTTGGATTCGTCTCTAAGATACGAGAACAACGCTCACAGCTCATCCAGACAGATGTAAgtaagacacacaaaaaaaataagtcTTTATCACATCGGACATGCAACATATTATTATAGCTTGCTAATGTGAAACGTGTGATAGTGTTCCATTCACAGTGTGAATTAACCCTCCCTCTATCAtctataaatgttcaaatgtgcCTATACATAGTGTGTGTtcatccgtgtgtgtgtgtgtgtgtcttctcaCCCCAGATGCAGTACTCATTCATCTACCAGGCCCTGCTTGAATACTACCTCTATGGAGACACGGAGCTGGACGTGTCGTCTCTGGAAGGACATCTGCACAAACTGCACAACACCTTTACAAATGGTGACCGGGTCGGCCTGGAGGAGGAGTTTAAGGTAAGACTTCTCATTTCAGATGCCTGCTCATAACAGatcacatttaataaaatatcaagCCTGCTACACACCAATCTGAAGACAGAGAATTGACCTTAGTTCAAAGTCCAACACAACCTAAATACCATATAGAGGagaatgttctttttttattgcagaattactgtttttaaattttaaactcAATAATACTTTTATCAAGAAAAGTTCACATCCATCAGAGTTGGTTTAAAGGGATAAGTCTTCTGTtcttttcttactgtcaacaaatcccatgaaaacaccaTAATCAATCATAATCACAGTATCTTATTCCTCAGTGCCTTAGACCGCCATTGTTGtacaaaaactatgaaaaacacattatcaTTGCACTCggtaacatgttccttcattactgTGAACCTGTGAGCGCTACACACACTGCTATAAATACACACTAGCAATATGTGTGACAACAAATGGTTTGCAAGAAATGGACCGTTTGCTCCTGTTTGAGTGACGTTTGCTAAGAGCTACAGTGCCCAGATCTTTTGTCATATTACTGAGcctcttttaaaaataaaactatatatttgtgacccattttttAAGTTCAGTTGGAACCAAGGGGCTTGGGCCTTTGAGCCACAGCTAGACTGGGGAAGTCAGGAAGTAGTGACACGGACCAACTATTTTTTAGTTTaagtcttttcatgggatttgttgacaattcTAAAATTATAGAATATCACCATCCTTAACACCTTTGGATAGATTTTGGTACAGTACAATGGATTAGTCCTGAAAATTTAACTCTTACTCAGTAGAGACATTTTTtgtgacagaaaactgaaaaaagcttAAGAGGATGCCGCAGCCAATGTATTAGGACCATACCACTAACGGTCGAGCTTTGCCTATTTAACTAACTTGTCTCTTTTATACGACAGACAACTTACCTGCAAATACCAAATGTGATTTATAATCAACTGTGtaacttgttttatttctttaatttaatttgtaagTTAAAGGACAGTAAACATTTGCAAGTTTgtaacattttgactttttgtttgatttctcCCCAGAAACTGACCAACATGCGAATAATGAAGGAGAACATGAGAACGGGGAACCTTCCCGCCAACATGAAGAAGAACAGAGTTCTGCAAATTATTCCatgtaagaaagaaagaatgtcTGGAAAACCACAGTACCAAAAACTACTAGATAAGATGCCAAATATTTTGAGGCAGATGTTGACCTCAAGATAATATTGTCTATACTATATTTAGGATCTGAGTTTATTCAATCCTGCACTCTGCAGCATTGAATAGCACAGGCCACTGTCTAGACCTGACATTCTGTGTGGTTTTGAGCTGGTCTATTCTAAATGGTCATGAGGGGTTTCCTGCTCTATTTCTGTTTCAGATGATTTCAACAGAGTTATTCTCTCCATGAGAAGAGGTCAGGAGTTCACCGATTACATCAATGCATCTTTCATAGATGTAAGCAGATTTTATTACCTCatgttttccctctttctttcatgTCTGCAATAGTCTGTGTTAATGCTATTTACACACATTATCGGACCTGTAAAGCTAAAGTACTGCATGCATTTTTCTGTGACTCAGGGCTACAGACAGAAAGACTACTTCATTGCCACCCAGGgtccactgacacacacagtggaGGATTTCTGGAGAATGGTGTGGGAATGGAAATGTCACTCTATTGTCATGCTCACTGAGCTCCAGGAGAGGGAGCAGGTAAGCTACAAAAAAGGGATGACTGCAAGCAAGCAATGATTGATTGCTCCAATAAACACTTCAACAGTGCATTCATAAACCATCCCAGTTCTGATATCTTGCATCtgtgacaaaacattttatgtCAGTTCATGTTTGTGCATTTCATGTACACATTTAATGTATTAAGCTGCTTCTTATTGACTTGTTGCTGGGATCAAAACAGTTATCTCTGTTTTTGCAGGACAAATGTTGCCAATACTGGCCCACAGAGGACTCAGCCACCTATGGAGATTACACAGTAGAGTTGAAGGGAGACACTTTATGTGACACCTTCAGTCTACGAGACTTGGTACTCACCTTTATCCCGGTAAGCAAATGAACGTATTATCATACAGCTGTTAGTGAGGCAGTCATGACACATTGCATTTGCCTGTCAGGATAAAAGGACTTTTATTGGCCCTTAGCATGCAATTTCACTAAGCAGTTCTTTGAGAGCGGAGCCTATAGTTACATtcatatgtgaatatttgaaaACTGAACTGATACCTGGACATGGTAAAATGCAAAAGTGACTTTTTTTATAGGGTTTTTATGAATCCTTAGAGAATGGCGTATCTCATGCTGTAATGCTACACATGGTCTGATGTAACTGTCTCATAATGAAGTCAAAAAAACTCTTTTTGTCTGCCAGAGGAAATGTGTTGGGCAGGATGTCTTTAAGAAAATTAATGTGAGAGCCTCCCATCtcatatatttcattaaattCGACCCACATTACCTCTCAGATGCTCAATAGTTTATTCCTGCCAGTCCACCACTCATCTACCGTACACTTAACCTACACTGACATTGCACCTGCCATTATGCTTTCATATACTGCTAATAAATCATATTTGAAAGGTATTATGATCTCTTGCCTGTCTGTGCATTTCCTCTCAAAGGAGAAGCAGACAAGGGTGATAAGGCACTTCCACTTCCACGGCTGGCCGGAGATTGGCATCCCGGCCGAGGGGAAAGGCATGATCGACATCATCGCCTCAgtgcagagacagcagcagcagtctgggAACCATCCCATCGTCGTACACTGCAGGTACCTTCAAATCACTCTTTTAGGCATACATtcaggcctttttttttaatatatctgTTGTCATATTTGCAAGCCACTGTTGATGCTTTAACTAATTTCCAATGCTCTTTGTGTGCTGCAGTGCTGGTGCAGGGCGAACAGGTACGTTCATTGCACTGAGCAATATCTTGGAGCGAGTCAAGGCGGAGGGCCTGCTGGACGTGTTCCAAACTGTGAAGAGTTTACGCATGCAGAGGCCTCATATGGTCCAAACTGTGGTAAGTATCAGCTGAAGTGAACCTTAAATAATCTGTTAAAGTactaaaaaatgttaaaaatgtcgTTTATCTTCTGTTTATCTCCTGTTTTGCTTTATCTTGGGTGAAACCAATACTGATTTTCCACCTAATcagtcttttctgttttttttttctccccacagGAACAATATGACTTCTGCTACAGGGTGGTACAAGACTTTGTCGACATTTTCTCAGACTATGCCAATTTTAAATGACGAGATTTGccttaaacatgatttttaatgttgttttctaaAGCTGGTTTGtcagttttatgtgtttctttAACTTGGTCAAATGATCTATTTTGCTATGCACTTGTCCTACTATTAACTAAAACTCCATCCTCgctgtaatatactgtatctcaGTGGATTAAAAttgtaaatggaaaaaagttAGATTAATAATGT
This sequence is a window from Thunnus albacares chromosome 20, fThuAlb1.1, whole genome shotgun sequence. Protein-coding genes within it:
- the ptprea gene encoding receptor-type tyrosine-protein phosphatase epsilon isoform X3 — protein: MCYFVSFRGSVTMVPLLFLVATTTTSNSTSNGNHTQEGVTSQSNHILPTVLVLSLLLLIFALLTWYFLRLKNQRKAVVTTVDKKIPNGILEEQEQQTVVLLPRSPSASKTYFPIPVDHLEEEYRLRSADDGKLFREEYNSLPGGHAQGAYEEANKEDNKEKNRYPNILPYDHSRVVLTQLDGNPCSDYVNASYIDGYTEKNKFIAAQGPKEDTVADFWRMIWEQKVATVVMLTNLKERKEDKCHQYWPDQGCWTYGNVRVAVEDFTVLVDYTIRKFCIQYQASDAAKTPRLVTQLHFTSWPDFGVPFSPIGMLKFLKKVKAVNPPFSGPIVVHCSAGVGRTGTFIVIDAMIDMTHAEQKIDVFGFVSKIREQRSQLIQTDMQYSFIYQALLEYYLYGDTELDVSSLEGHLHKLHNTFTNGDRVGLEEEFKKLTNMRIMKENMRTGNLPANMKKNRVLQIIPYDFNRVILSMRRGQEFTDYINASFIDGYRQKDYFIATQGPLTHTVEDFWRMVWEWKCHSIVMLTELQEREQDKCCQYWPTEDSATYGDYTVELKGDTLCDTFSLRDLVLTFIPEKQTRVIRHFHFHGWPEIGIPAEGKGMIDIIASVQRQQQQSGNHPIVVHCSAGAGRTGTFIALSNILERVKAEGLLDVFQTVKSLRMQRPHMVQTVEQYDFCYRVVQDFVDIFSDYANFK
- the ptprea gene encoding receptor-type tyrosine-protein phosphatase epsilon isoform X5, encoding MRKNSLSSFRWLKNQRKAVVTTVDKKIPNGILEEQEQQTVVLLPRSPSASKTYFPIPVDHLEEEYRLRSADDGKLFREEYNSLPGGHAQGAYEEANKEDNKEKNRYPNILPYDHSRVVLTQLDGNPCSDYVNASYIDGYTEKNKFIAAQGPKEDTVADFWRMIWEQKVATVVMLTNLKERKEDKCHQYWPDQGCWTYGNVRVAVEDFTVLVDYTIRKFCIQYQASDAAKTPRLVTQLHFTSWPDFGVPFSPIGMLKFLKKVKAVNPPFSGPIVVHCSAGVGRTGTFIVIDAMIDMTHAEQKIDVFGFVSKIREQRSQLIQTDMQYSFIYQALLEYYLYGDTELDVSSLEGHLHKLHNTFTNGDRVGLEEEFKKLTNMRIMKENMRTGNLPANMKKNRVLQIIPYDFNRVILSMRRGQEFTDYINASFIDGYRQKDYFIATQGPLTHTVEDFWRMVWEWKCHSIVMLTELQEREQDKCCQYWPTEDSATYGDYTVELKGDTLCDTFSLRDLVLTFIPEKQTRVIRHFHFHGWPEIGIPAEGKGMIDIIASVQRQQQQSGNHPIVVHCSAGAGRTGTFIALSNILERVKAEGLLDVFQTVKSLRMQRPHMVQTVEQYDFCYRVVQDFVDIFSDYANFK
- the ptprea gene encoding receptor-type tyrosine-protein phosphatase epsilon isoform X4; the protein is MVPLLFLVATTTTSNSTSNGNHTQEGVTSQSNHILPTVLVLSLLLLIFALLTWYFLRLKNQRKAVVTTVDKKIPNGILEEQEQQTVVLLPRSPSASKTYFPIPVDHLEEEYRLRSADDGKLFREEYNSLPGGHAQGAYEEANKEDNKEKNRYPNILPYDHSRVVLTQLDGNPCSDYVNASYIDGYTEKNKFIAAQGPKEDTVADFWRMIWEQKVATVVMLTNLKERKEDKCHQYWPDQGCWTYGNVRVAVEDFTVLVDYTIRKFCIQYQASDAAKTPRLVTQLHFTSWPDFGVPFSPIGMLKFLKKVKAVNPPFSGPIVVHCSAGVGRTGTFIVIDAMIDMTHAEQKIDVFGFVSKIREQRSQLIQTDMQYSFIYQALLEYYLYGDTELDVSSLEGHLHKLHNTFTNGDRVGLEEEFKKLTNMRIMKENMRTGNLPANMKKNRVLQIIPYDFNRVILSMRRGQEFTDYINASFIDGYRQKDYFIATQGPLTHTVEDFWRMVWEWKCHSIVMLTELQEREQDKCCQYWPTEDSATYGDYTVELKGDTLCDTFSLRDLVLTFIPEKQTRVIRHFHFHGWPEIGIPAEGKGMIDIIASVQRQQQQSGNHPIVVHCSAGAGRTGTFIALSNILERVKAEGLLDVFQTVKSLRMQRPHMVQTVEQYDFCYRVVQDFVDIFSDYANFK
- the ptprea gene encoding receptor-type tyrosine-protein phosphatase epsilon isoform X2, with amino-acid sequence MLLPTITLFYSCTRDLKVTMVPLLFLVATTTTSNSTSNGNHTQGVTSQSNHILPTVLVLSLLLLIFALLTWYFLRLKNQRKAVVTTVDKKIPNGILEEQEQQTVVLLPRSPSASKTYFPIPVDHLEEEYRLRSADDGKLFREEYNSLPGGHAQGAYEEANKEDNKEKNRYPNILPYDHSRVVLTQLDGNPCSDYVNASYIDGYTEKNKFIAAQGPKEDTVADFWRMIWEQKVATVVMLTNLKERKEDKCHQYWPDQGCWTYGNVRVAVEDFTVLVDYTIRKFCIQYQASDAAKTPRLVTQLHFTSWPDFGVPFSPIGMLKFLKKVKAVNPPFSGPIVVHCSAGVGRTGTFIVIDAMIDMTHAEQKIDVFGFVSKIREQRSQLIQTDMQYSFIYQALLEYYLYGDTELDVSSLEGHLHKLHNTFTNGDRVGLEEEFKKLTNMRIMKENMRTGNLPANMKKNRVLQIIPYDFNRVILSMRRGQEFTDYINASFIDGYRQKDYFIATQGPLTHTVEDFWRMVWEWKCHSIVMLTELQEREQDKCCQYWPTEDSATYGDYTVELKGDTLCDTFSLRDLVLTFIPEKQTRVIRHFHFHGWPEIGIPAEGKGMIDIIASVQRQQQQSGNHPIVVHCSAGAGRTGTFIALSNILERVKAEGLLDVFQTVKSLRMQRPHMVQTVEQYDFCYRVVQDFVDIFSDYANFK
- the ptprea gene encoding receptor-type tyrosine-protein phosphatase epsilon isoform X1, yielding MLLPTITLFYSCTRDLKVTMVPLLFLVATTTTSNSTSNGNHTQEGVTSQSNHILPTVLVLSLLLLIFALLTWYFLRLKNQRKAVVTTVDKKIPNGILEEQEQQTVVLLPRSPSASKTYFPIPVDHLEEEYRLRSADDGKLFREEYNSLPGGHAQGAYEEANKEDNKEKNRYPNILPYDHSRVVLTQLDGNPCSDYVNASYIDGYTEKNKFIAAQGPKEDTVADFWRMIWEQKVATVVMLTNLKERKEDKCHQYWPDQGCWTYGNVRVAVEDFTVLVDYTIRKFCIQYQASDAAKTPRLVTQLHFTSWPDFGVPFSPIGMLKFLKKVKAVNPPFSGPIVVHCSAGVGRTGTFIVIDAMIDMTHAEQKIDVFGFVSKIREQRSQLIQTDMQYSFIYQALLEYYLYGDTELDVSSLEGHLHKLHNTFTNGDRVGLEEEFKKLTNMRIMKENMRTGNLPANMKKNRVLQIIPYDFNRVILSMRRGQEFTDYINASFIDGYRQKDYFIATQGPLTHTVEDFWRMVWEWKCHSIVMLTELQEREQDKCCQYWPTEDSATYGDYTVELKGDTLCDTFSLRDLVLTFIPEKQTRVIRHFHFHGWPEIGIPAEGKGMIDIIASVQRQQQQSGNHPIVVHCSAGAGRTGTFIALSNILERVKAEGLLDVFQTVKSLRMQRPHMVQTVEQYDFCYRVVQDFVDIFSDYANFK